In a genomic window of Hippoglossus stenolepis isolate QCI-W04-F060 chromosome 15, HSTE1.2, whole genome shotgun sequence:
- the LOC118121961 gene encoding E3 ubiquitin-protein ligase RNF26, which yields MFLRHVAAAAMDEVNVVFAAVSRCVDVCCLLLDLLITTFGWLLHFLSGVCVSLRSSMVGRSGSTLGEYWNFALFSFLTATEAVSCAAHGALHAMEDWLQMLGGVLESFKMVGHLFCHMAWRMKDMLHRGFTLACCILRQTCEGVLIALSLILYFVNTVVNVMLISTQNCLSVLAGVWETVAGPVHKVVDLALTLLTFLYSCLVGASVLLWTPCQLLLDFLEALGRVFITVFVVDSHGLLATVAIISLTLLVLNPRLPVLAGQLSLRLVNALPGVHGVQATMRRLYAAMVEPALAQRAAHTRTAEDLSRTRLLNTDAGGLTSEDDPPRGNVRSQPDAAPLLAQQDGEPGSGGRTSTSQSNSAAEDGELLHLLNEQEERKKCVICHDFNKTVLLLPCRHLCLCRHCADILTERRPVQQRCCPLCRQNITQTLDVFL from the exons ATGTTTCTGCGTCATGTCGCCGCG GCGGCGATGGACGAAGTGAACGTGGTGTTTGCTGCTGTCTCGAGATGCGTGGACgtctgctgcctcctgctcGACCTGCTCATCACCACGTTCGGCTGgctgcttcacttcctgtccggCGTCTGCGTTTCCCTCCGCAGCAGCATGGTCGGCCGGAGCGGCTCCACTCTGGGTGAATACTGGAACTTTGCTCTTTTCTCCTTCCTCACCGCCACCGAGGCCGTCTCCTGCGCCGCCCACGGAGCCCTGCACGCCATGGAGGACTGGCTGCAGATGCTGGGAGGAGTGTTAGAGAGTTTCAAGATGGTGGGACACCTCTTTTGTCACATGGCGTGGCGCATGAAGGACATGCTGCACCGCGGGTTTACGTTAGCGTGCTGCATCCTGCGACAGACTTGCGAGGGCGTCCTCATTGCCCTCAGCCTCATTCTTTACTTTGTCAACACGGTGGTCAACGTCATGCTCATCAGCACGCagaactgtctgtctgtgctggcgGGCGTCTGGGAGACAGTTGCTGGCCCCGTCCACAAAGTGGTGGACCTGGCGCTGACCCTGCTGACCTTCCTGTACAGCTGTCTGGTCGGCGCCTCCGTGCTGCTGTGGACGCCCtgccagctgctgctggacttcCTTGAAGCGCTTGGACGTGTCTTCATCACTGTTTTCGTGGTCGACTCACACGGGCTGCTCGCCACAGTTGCCATTATCTCACTGACTTTGCTGGTGTTGAACCCCAGACTTCCTGTACTCGCTGGTCAGCTGAGCCTCCGTTTGGTCAACGCTCTGCCGGGAGTTCATGGTGTTCAGGCGACCATGCGCAGGCTGTACGCAGCGATGGTGGAGCCAGCTCTGGCCCAGCGCGCGGCCCACACCAGGACAGCAGAGGACCTGAGTAGAACGAGGCTCTTGAACACAGACGCAGGTGGTTTAACCTCAGAGGACGACCCGCCTCGAGGAAACGTCCGGAGTCAGCCGGACGCGGCGCCGCTTCTCGCTCAGCAGGACGGCGAGCCGGGGAGCGGCGGCAGGACGAGTACATCTCAGTCGAACTCAGCTGCGGAGGACGGggagctgctccacctgctgaacgagcaggaggagaggaagaagtgtGTCATCTGTCACGACTTCAACAAgacggtgctgctgctgccctgccGACACCTCTGCCTCTGCCGCCACTGCGCCGACATCCTGACAGAACGCCGACCCGTACAGCAGCGCTGCTGCCCGCTCTGCCGGCAGAACATCACACAGACCTTAGACGTCTTCCTCTGA
- the LOC118121962 gene encoding histone H2A, which translates to MSGRGKTGGKTRAKAKTRSSRAGLQFPVGRVHRLLRKGNYAHRVGAGAPVYLAAVLEYLTAEILELAGNAARDNKKSRIIPRHLQLAVRNDEELNKLLGGVTIAQGGVLPNIQAVLLPKKTEKAAGKK; encoded by the coding sequence ATGTCTGGACGAGGAAAGACCGGCGGTAAAACCCGCGCTAAGGCCAAGACCCGCTCCTCCCGGGCCGGGCTGCAGTTCCCGGTGGGCCGCGTCCACAGGCTGCTCCGCAAGGGGAACTACGCGCACCGCGTGGGAGCCGGAGCTCCGGTGTACCTGGCCGCTGTGCTCGAGTACCTGACCGCTGAGATCCTGGAGCTCGCCGGGAACGCGGCCCGCGACAACAAGAAGTCCCGCATCATCCCCCGCCACCTGCAGCTCGCCGTCCGCAACGACGAGGAGCTCAACAAGCTGCTGGGGGGGGTCACCATCGCTCAGGGCGGGGTTCTGCCCAACATCCAGGCGGTGCTGCTGCCCAAGAAGACCGAGAAGGCCGCCGGCAAGAAGTGA
- the LOC118121964 gene encoding histone H3 — protein MARTKQTARKSTGGKAPRKQLATKAARKSAPATGGVKKPHRYRPGTVALREIRRYQKSTELLIRKLPFQRLVREIAQDFKTDLRFQSSAVMALQEASEAYLVGLFEDTNLCAIHAKRVTIMPKDIQLARRIRGERA, from the coding sequence ATGGCCAGAACCAAGCAGACCGCCCGGAAGTCCACCGGAGGGAAAGCTCCCAGGAAGCAGCTGGCCACCAAGGCCGCCCGGAAGAGCGCCCCGGCCACCGGCGGCGTGAAGAAGCCTCACCGCTACAGGCCCGGGACCGTGGCTCTCAGAGAGATCCGCCGCTACCAGAAGTCCACCGAGCTGCTGATCCGCAAGCTGCCCTTCCAGCGCCTGGTCCGGGAGATCGCTCAGGACTTCAAGACCGACCTGCGCTTCCAGAGCTCCGCCGTCATGGCGCTGCAGGAGGCCAGCGAGGCCTACCTGGTCGGCCTGTTCGAGGACACCAACCTGTGCGCCATCCACGCCAAGAGGGTCACCATCATGCCCAAAGACATCCAGCTGGCCCGGCGCATCCGCGGGGAGAGAGCGTAA